From one Spiroplasma endosymbiont of Lasioglossum villosulum genomic stretch:
- a CDS encoding class II fructose-bisphosphate aldolase: MKINLKIMLKHAQINKYAIPSFNFDNLEMLIAITNAAEKQKAPICLMITPNTINCIDLKYVLAIINNVINRAKVPIFLQLDHCLDPHFIKTKITSDFSSVMLNYSNYTIKENIEKTKDIVHFAAPLGIIVESEIFYNNTKGDITNDINLIEQAILFRNKTNINCLVFTAINSHHQDNRQDLKISLIKEIAIKMPEIFLVLHDNITINDEQLTLAIKAGITKVNISSDLRKIYVESLKKSLQTNSNLSNLNTLTENAMIAIQKFVEEKIILLGANNRYKF; this comes from the coding sequence TTGAAAATTAACTTGAAAATAATGTTAAAACATGCACAAATTAACAAATACGCAATCCCAAGTTTTAACTTTGATAATTTAGAAATGTTAATTGCAATTACTAATGCAGCCGAAAAACAAAAAGCACCAATATGTTTAATGATAACACCTAACACTATTAATTGTATTGATTTAAAATATGTACTTGCTATTATTAATAATGTTATTAATCGTGCAAAAGTACCAATTTTTTTACAACTAGACCACTGTCTTGATCCACACTTTATTAAAACTAAAATTACATCTGATTTTAGTTCAGTTATGTTAAATTACAGTAACTATACAATTAAAGAAAATATTGAAAAAACTAAAGATATTGTTCATTTTGCTGCTCCTTTGGGTATTATTGTTGAATCAGAGATTTTTTACAATAATACAAAAGGAGATATTACTAATGATATTAATTTAATTGAACAAGCAATATTATTTAGAAATAAAACTAATATTAATTGTCTTGTATTTACTGCTATCAATAGTCATCATCAAGATAATAGACAAGATTTAAAAATTTCTCTAATTAAAGAAATTGCTATTAAAATGCCTGAAATTTTTTTAGTATTACATGATAATATTACTATTAATGATGAACAATTAACTCTAGCAATTAAAGCTGGTATTACTAAAGTTAATATTAGTAGTGATTTAAGAAAGATTTACGTTGAAAGTCTAAAAAAAAGTTTGCAAACTAATTCTAATTTATCTAATCTTAATACATTAACAGAAAATGCAATGATAGCTATTCAGAAATTTGTTGAAGAAAAAATAATTCTCTTAGGAGCAAATAATCGATATAAATTTTAG
- a CDS encoding site-2 protease family protein, with protein MYIFLAILIGLFTILFLITLHEFAHFVIAKLSGAYVYEFAIGMGPKLLQWGKKETRYTLRLLPLGGYVSIASEIADAPKGREDEVIDGKRMMENLQRGKKAAFISAGALMNLLLTFILLMIGYGIYPHKYDPNLPPTYATTGPLYEAVKEYNEHNPTFKILDTDAITSIYNTGDIESKQSIKSYYDLEAWLSKYNKKTTNGTVIADYKITFDNKNDKTVTFKPVEQKGVLFIGVSQGSYYLNAGQVISNGIIDTFKDSYSLLQALGQLVTFHWQNLSGPVGIVKSTNSFLNPDLSSTQAASTYFRWAALLSSNLFLLNMLPIPPLDGYKFVENAVEAVTRKKLNEKYKIIVSIAGAILFLVIFIAITIKDIFF; from the coding sequence ATGTATATATTTTTAGCCATTTTAATTGGTTTATTTACAATATTATTTTTAATTACCTTGCATGAATTTGCTCATTTTGTAATTGCTAAATTATCAGGAGCATATGTATATGAATTTGCTATTGGTATGGGACCAAAACTTTTGCAGTGAGGTAAAAAAGAAACACGTTATACTTTAAGACTATTACCATTGGGTGGTTATGTTTCTATTGCTTCAGAAATTGCTGATGCTCCTAAAGGACGAGAAGATGAAGTAATTGATGGTAAACGAATGATGGAAAACTTGCAACGTGGTAAAAAAGCAGCTTTCATTAGTGCAGGTGCACTAATGAATTTATTATTAACTTTTATTTTATTAATGATTGGATATGGAATTTATCCACATAAATATGATCCTAATTTGCCACCAACTTATGCAACAACAGGACCATTATATGAAGCAGTTAAAGAATATAATGAACATAATCCAACTTTTAAAATTTTAGATACTGATGCTATTACTAGTATTTATAATACTGGTGATATTGAATCTAAACAATCAATTAAATCATATTATGATTTAGAAGCATGATTAAGTAAATATAATAAAAAGACTACTAATGGTACAGTTATTGCTGACTACAAAATTACTTTTGATAATAAAAATGATAAAACTGTTACTTTTAAACCTGTAGAACAAAAAGGGGTGCTATTCATTGGTGTTAGTCAAGGTAGTTATTATTTAAATGCAGGTCAAGTTATTAGTAATGGTATCATTGATACTTTTAAAGATAGTTACAGTCTTTTACAAGCATTGGGACAATTAGTTACTTTTCATTGACAAAATTTATCAGGACCTGTTGGTATTGTTAAATCAACTAATAGTTTTTTAAATCCTGATTTATCATCAACACAAGCAGCAAGTACATATTTTCGTTGAGCAGCATTATTATCATCTAATTTATTTTTATTAAATATGTTACCAATTCCGCCATTGGATGGTTATAAATTTGTTGAAAATGCAGTTGAAGCGGTAACAAGAAAAAAATTAAATGAAAAATATAAAATTATTGTCAGTATTGCTGGAGCTATATTATTTTTAGTTATCTTTATTGCTATTACTATTAAAGATATATTTTTTTAA
- a CDS encoding phosphatidate cytidylyltransferase, producing MKKKIINKENIKSKVSFFAKLSIFFRTYRNRILTSFILIACGVLWMFIGAVYLEPIFGNKPQWSAYTFMIINTLIFIGCLWEIINLKKESNWSIVLKISIILTGVILLWVPLGKETFGPYIYNHYWFETWMTLLTLLFFICIFILIAWRSKNFQLSDVIFIFTWIIYLVFVVKAVNFLMLSEIKLSKLGWPTLLFLFIIVMSNDVGAFIGGIIYGKTKMAPSISPNKNWEGAITGLITAVILSMITVTVFLETSNYNPLPFLEVNSKVPIYIAYFATSFILSIVSQMGDLLFSYLKRNYHVKDFSNILPGHGGLLDRLDSFSTVVIFGSLITLAAIA from the coding sequence GTGAAAAAAAAGATAATAAATAAAGAAAATATAAAATCTAAAGTTTCTTTTTTTGCAAAACTTAGTATTTTTTTTAGAACCTATCGAAATCGTATTCTTACAAGCTTTATTTTAATTGCTTGTGGTGTATTATGAATGTTTATTGGGGCAGTTTATTTAGAACCAATTTTTGGTAATAAACCACAGTGATCAGCCTATACATTTATGATAATTAATACTTTAATTTTTATTGGTTGTTTATGAGAAATTATTAATTTAAAAAAAGAATCAAATTGATCAATTGTACTTAAAATTTCTATAATTTTAACAGGAGTCATACTTTTATGAGTTCCGCTTGGTAAAGAAACTTTTGGTCCATATATTTATAATCATTATTGATTTGAAACTTGAATGACTTTATTAACTTTATTATTTTTCATTTGTATTTTTATTTTAATTGCTTGACGAAGTAAAAATTTTCAATTAAGTGATGTTATTTTTATTTTTACTTGAATTATTTATTTAGTATTTGTTGTTAAAGCTGTTAATTTTTTAATGTTATCAGAAATTAAACTTTCAAAACTAGGATGACCAACATTATTGTTTTTATTCATTATTGTTATGTCTAATGATGTTGGTGCTTTTATTGGTGGTATAATTTATGGTAAAACAAAAATGGCACCAAGTATATCACCAAATAAAAATTGAGAAGGTGCTATTACTGGTTTAATAACAGCAGTTATTTTAAGTATGATAACAGTAACTGTTTTTTTAGAAACAAGTAATTATAATCCATTGCCTTTTTTAGAAGTTAATAGTAAAGTACCAATCTATATTGCTTATTTTGCTACTAGTTTTATTCTTTCAATCGTTAGTCAAATGGGTGATTTATTATTTTCTTATTTGAAACGTAATTATCATGTTAAGGATTTTTCAAATATTTTACCTGGACATGGAGGATTATTAGATCGTTTAGATTCATTTTCAACAGTAGTTATTTTTGGTTCTCTAATTACTCTAGCAGCTATTGCTTAA
- a CDS encoding ribosome-recycling factor: protein MEVIILEATNLMNEIILRYKNEINKIRTGRANPNILEGVNVKCYGGVDSLSNIAQVKVAEAHQLLIKPYDRSLIKDITEAVTKADLKLQIKSEAENIRLIFPQLTEDVRKSLVKDLSKKTEEYKVKIRNCRRDAVQNLKKIKLPEDQEKHAETTIQDLTDSKIKELVLIENNKKADLMKI from the coding sequence ATGGAAGTTATTATTTTAGAAGCCACAAATCTGATGAATGAAATAATTTTACGTTATAAAAATGAAATTAACAAAATTCGCACCGGAAGAGCTAATCCTAATATCTTAGAAGGAGTTAATGTTAAATGTTATGGTGGTGTTGATAGTTTAAGTAATATTGCGCAAGTTAAAGTAGCAGAAGCACATCAATTATTAATTAAACCATATGATCGCAGTTTAATTAAAGACATTACAGAAGCTGTTACAAAAGCTGATTTGAAATTACAAATTAAAAGCGAAGCAGAGAATATACGTTTAATTTTCCCACAATTAACAGAAGACGTTCGTAAATCTTTAGTTAAAGATTTGAGTAAAAAAACTGAAGAATATAAAGTTAAAATCCGTAATTGTCGACGTGATGCTGTTCAAAATCTGAAAAAAATAAAATTACCAGAAGATCAAGAAAAGCATGCAGAAACTACAATTCAAGATTTAACTGATAGTAAAATTAAAGAACTTGTATTAATAGAAAACAATAAAAAAGCCGATTTAATGAAAATTTAG